Sequence from the Candidatus Neomarinimicrobiota bacterium genome:
CCGCTCATCAACAGCAAAGGGCAACATACCAGTGCATTATTCGGTTTTTTAAATCAAGTATTCCGTTTGCTTAAAGTTGAGAATCCGGACTACCTCGTAGCAGCTTTTGATGCGAAAGAAAAAACGTTTCGTCATAAAAAATACCCTGAATACAAAGCAACTCGGGAAAAAATGCCCGACGAAATACAATCCCAATTGGAGTACCTATGGGAATTACTCGACGTGTTAAATATCCCGCGTATCGTAAAACCGGGTTTTGAGGCGGATGATATTATTGGCACTCTTACAAAAAAAGGGGAAGAAGCAGGACTCGATGTGTATATCGTTAGCGGTGATAAAGATTTTATGCAGCTCATCAATGAACATGTTTTTTTGTATGCTCCTTCTGGCCGTCGCGGTGAAATCAAGATTTACGATCCACAGAGCGTCGAAGAGAAATGGGGTATTCCGCCAGAAAAAATGATTGATATGCTCGGTCTAATGGGCGACTCTTCGGACAATGTTCCCGGTGTTTCAGGCGTGGGAAAAAAATCAGCTCAAAAATTATTAATGGAATATGGATCACTAGAAGCTGCACTCGAGAATGCAGAAAATGTTTCTAACAAACGCGTCCGAAACGGGCTTCTAGAAGGGCGTGAAAATGCAATTTTAAGCAAAGATCTCGTCACCATTGTTACGGATATGGATATTGATTCGAACATGGATTTATTTAAACGTAAACAACCGGATGGCGAGGCAGTAAAAAATCTTTTTAAGGAACTCGAATTCCACGCATTGTTGAATCAGGTGCAAGGAATAAAGGAAGCAACAGCACCCACTGCTGAAGAGTCAAATAAATCTTATGCAACAATTTTAACCAATGAACAACTTGAAGCATTGGGAAAAAAACTTCGGTCGGCGAAATTAATTTCGATTGATCTCGAAACAAATTCTCTTATCCCCATGAAAGCTGAAATTGTTGGACTCAGTTTTTCAATTAAAGCGGATTCCGGTTGGTACATTCCTATTGGCTATAAAGAAAAGGAAAAGTCGAATTTTGGCAATGATGATCTCGAAGAAGTTTTGAAAGTGCTTACTCCTGTTTTAGAAGATGGTTCCATTGCAAAAACGGGACAAAATATCAAATTTGATACATTAATTCTTCGCAATCATGGCGTGCAAGTTCAAGGCATCCAATTCGATACAATGATTGCCGCCCATCTTATAAAACCCGAACTTCGATCTTACAAACTTGATAACCTCAGTCTGGAATATCTGAATTATAGAATGGTGCCTATTGAAGATTTAATTGGAACGGGCAGAAAGCAGATTTCTATGTTTGAGGTAGCATTGGAAAAAACATCATTTTATGCCGCAGAAGATGCAGAAATCGTATTCCGGCTTACCGAAATATTTCAGAAAAAATTAAAAGAGGTGAAATTAGAAAACTTTTTTCATTCTGTAGAATTACCACTCATTCCGGTGCTCACGCAAATGGAATACGACGGTGTATTTGTGGATGGGAAACATTTGAAATCTATGTCAAAGGAAATGGGCAAGAAAATTGATAATCTTGTTGCCGATATTCAAAAAGAAGCCGGAACCGAATTCAACGTGAATTCCACGCAACAGTTGGGGCAAATTCTGTTTGATATCTTGGGACTCAAACAAATTCAAAAACGGTCAACGGCCGAGCGAGTTTTGGAACACCTTAAACAAGATCATCCTCTTCCCGGTTTGGTTCTTGAATATCGTAAACTGAATAAATTGCGAAGCACCTATATAGATGCTCTTCCGGAATTGATTCATGAAAAAACAGGAAGAATTCACAGTACTTTTAGCCAAACAGTTGCTGCCACAGGACGATTATCGAGCCGTGATCCAAATTTTCAAAACATCCCCATTCGGACAGAAGAAGGCCGAGAAATTCGCAAAGCATTTCGAGCAGAAAAAAAAGGGTGGCGAATCGTTTCCTGCGATTATTCCCAAATCGAACTCAGGATTTTGGCACACCTCAGTAAAGATCCTTCGCTTATCGATGGTTTTCAAAAAGGGGAAGACATTCATTCCAGAACTGCATCTGATATTTTTGGTGTAAAAATTGATGATGTTCTTCCGGAAATGAGGCGGTCAGCTAAAATCGTAAATTTTGGTTTGATTTACGGAGCAGGACCTTTTAGAATGAGCCAAGAACTCGGTGTGCCGAGGAACGAAGCGCAGGCGATCATTGATGCATATTTCACCCAGTACGCTGGAATAAAAAATTATATTGAATCAACGTTGGATTATGCGCGAGAAAATAAATATGTAGAAACGATGCTTGGAAGACGTCGCCCGGTTTGGGACATTGATAGCAATAATCATATGCATCGAGAGGCGGCAAAACGAATGGCAATTAATATGCCGATTCAAGGAACCAACGCGGAAATGATTAAACTGGCGATGATTGCAATTCATCATAAACTCAAAGAAAAGAAGATGGAGTCAAAAATGGTTATCCAGATTCATGATGAACTCATGTTTGAAGCTCCCAAAGCAGAAGTGGATGATTTGATTGGTATGGTTGTGGAAGAAATGGTGAATGCGCTCCTTTTGGATATTCCAATTGTAGTAGATTCAGGAGTGGGAGACTCGTGGTTTGAAGCACATTAATTGGATTAGGAATTAGAAATCGGAATCGGAAAAATTGTTTAGTTATATTGTATTACTAAAAATTTCCAACACATAAAATGATTGAAGAAAAAAATAGTATCAACTCTGTTCACTCCGTGGCTTAAAAAATGGAAGCAAGTATATCACTCAAAAAAGTTGGAAAAACTATCGGTGACAGAACCGTATTAGCCGGGCTAACCTTTGGAATAGAAAAAGGAACCATAGTTGCAATTATTGGTGACAATGAATCCGGTAAAAGTACATTATTGAAAATTTTATCAGGTTTAGATAATCCCGAATTTGGGTCGGTTTTTATTCACGGGTTGGACGCAAAAAATCGCCGTGAAGAAACGCGCATGATGCTGGGTTTTGTTCCGCACGAAATTGATTTGGATCCTTGGCTCACTTTAGAAGAGAATATCCGATTTTCCGGTCTCTTATTTGGTGCAGATAATGACAAAATTACCCATCAAATTTCCGTGTATTCCCGAGCATTGAATCTTACTGATTTTCTACACAATCCGGCGTCAAAAGTATCGCCAGGAATTCAGAAAAAAACGATGTTAGTTCGAGCACTTGCTCATGATCCAACTGTATTAATCCTTGATGAACCTACAACATTTATGGATACACGCGGAAAGCGGGAAACTTGGAACCTGCTTCGAGAATTTCGAAAAAAGAAAACTGTTTTATATGTTAGTCAATCTTTGGAAGAAGTTGAAGCGGCTCATGATCGGATTATTATGTTAGAGAACGGACGGGTTCTTTTGGATGGTAGCTTAGAAAAACTGCTTGAGAGTACGTTTGAATACCACCAGTTTGGTATCGAATTTGAACAATTAACAGATCAATTATACATTCTTCTTTCAACCGAATCTAAAGTTATTAACCCAAGTAGAACCGAAAATGTATTTCAGTTTTATGGTCGATCAAGGAGCGTATTTTTTGATATTATTCGACTTGCGGCAGAAAATGTTATGACGGATGTAACCATTAAAAAACTTGGGTTACGGGATTTACTTGATTTTCAATTCACCCGCGATGAAATAGAATGATTGTTGCACTTTTCAAACGAAGATGGTGGCTAATTCAAAATCGTCTTTTTTCGACCATCGGTTTTTCCCTGATGTTTCCCATATTATTATATGTTATGATTTTTATGGTGCTCAATACAATTATCCGGGAAAGTGGAAACCACGTTCCGTACGGCGAGTGGGTTTTTCCGGGATTTGTAGTACTGAGTGGTTCCTTCGTGATTATGCCGATATTATTTCGAGATTTCTTTGACCTACGCATTCATGGCAGAGTCCTATTGAATTTGACATTATCACCCAGTTCCAAAACAGGATTGGTGACAGGCCTCATCCTTACGAGTCTTGCAGAATCAATTCTTTTTTCCGTCGTAGCGGTAGGCGTTTTATTGACATTGTTGCAAACTTCGTTTGGTTTGATGGATTATCTCATAATGATTGCGTTTTCATGTGTGTTCAATTTTGTATTGGCTAATTCAATCGTTACACTATCTTTGCTTATTAATCGAACGTCATTATTCATGTTATCTATTTTAGCGCTTTTTATTTTAATTACATTCGGATCTGGGCTCTTGTTCGAATTAGGATTTTATCCTGATTCCGTGGGTCAAATTTTGAAATTCATTCCGACTTCAGTGATTGTCCAATGTTTTCATTCCATTTTATTTTTACATCATATTGATTGGCTACTTCTATTCGGCCCAATTATTGTAGCAGGATTTTGGACTTTGCTCAACGGGTTCATTCTCAAACGAACATTAAACCAATGAAGGCATACCTTTCAGGCGGGATGGAGCATGCTGTCGACGATGGTGCGGACTGGCGAAGAGATATGACGAAATGGCTCGCGGAAAATTTGGGGCACGATGTCGTGGACCCTGTGGTGGAGTCCGCGAAAATAGTGACGGAACATGATGCAGAAGATTATAGGGATTGGAAAATTTCCGACTCGAAAAAATATAAACACTTCATCCGCAAATTGATCGCGAGAGATATTCGTGGAGTCATTGAGGAGTCAGATTATGTCATTTGCCTTTGGGATGAATCTGTGATGAAAGGCGGTGGCACGCACGGTGAAGTGACACTTGCGTATCATTTTGGCATTCCGGTTTATCTCATCAATACAATTCCGATGGAAGATTTGAGCGGCTGGATCTTTTCCTGCAGTACCGAAGTTTTCAACTCATTTGATGCACTAAAAATCCACCTTGAAAAAACCTACCATTGAGAAAATGACCATCGGACCCAAAGCAATTATTCACCTCGATCGACTGGTCCATAATTACCAAATTGTGAAAGAATACATAGGCGGGCGCAGAATTATGGCGGTAGTAAAAGCAAACGCGTATGGGCATGGTGCGGTGGAATGCGCCAAGGCGCTGGCAAGTGATGGCTGTGATTCTTTTGCCGTCTTCACATTCGAGGAAGCGATTGAACTTCGGGATGCAAAAATTACGGATGATATTTTCGTATTCAGCCGATTGCATTCGGATTTTCTAGCAGAAGCGGTTGATAGAAAAATCACCTTAAATATATCGCACTCCGATGATTTGGATACTGTAATTGGCTTCCACGCCGAAAATGGCGAATCGCCGAAAGTGCATCTCAAAGTGGATACCGGAATGACGCGCCTTGGAATCGCGATGGAGGAAGCGGAACCTATTCTGAAAAAAATGAAGAAAGCAAACGGGATTCAATGTGAGGGAATTTACAGTCATTATGCTACTGCCGATGAAGGCGACCTTGGGTATGCTAAGGATCAGTTACACCAATTCAATTCTATTTTGGGGATGGCGGAAAAGCTTGGACTAAAATTCAAGATAAAACATTTTTCCAACAGCGGTTCGGTACTGAATCTTCCGAAATCCGGTTTTGACCTAGTCCGCGTCGGGATGCTTCTGTACGGCGCATTTCCTTCGGATGAAGTGCCGGCTGATATTGACATTAAACCCGTCATGGAATTTCGCGGGTCGATTGTGCAGGTACGCTGCGTGTCCGCCGGAACACAAGTGTCTTACGGCGGCGTATGGTCTGCGGAAAAGGATACGAATATCGGTGTTATTCAAACCGGTTTTGCCGACGGATTCCCGCGTCCGTGGTACGATGGCGGCAGTGTTTCGTATCATGGAAAACGA
This genomic interval carries:
- the polA gene encoding DNA polymerase I, translating into PLINSKGQHTSALFGFLNQVFRLLKVENPDYLVAAFDAKEKTFRHKKYPEYKATREKMPDEIQSQLEYLWELLDVLNIPRIVKPGFEADDIIGTLTKKGEEAGLDVYIVSGDKDFMQLINEHVFLYAPSGRRGEIKIYDPQSVEEKWGIPPEKMIDMLGLMGDSSDNVPGVSGVGKKSAQKLLMEYGSLEAALENAENVSNKRVRNGLLEGRENAILSKDLVTIVTDMDIDSNMDLFKRKQPDGEAVKNLFKELEFHALLNQVQGIKEATAPTAEESNKSYATILTNEQLEALGKKLRSAKLISIDLETNSLIPMKAEIVGLSFSIKADSGWYIPIGYKEKEKSNFGNDDLEEVLKVLTPVLEDGSIAKTGQNIKFDTLILRNHGVQVQGIQFDTMIAAHLIKPELRSYKLDNLSLEYLNYRMVPIEDLIGTGRKQISMFEVALEKTSFYAAEDAEIVFRLTEIFQKKLKEVKLENFFHSVELPLIPVLTQMEYDGVFVDGKHLKSMSKEMGKKIDNLVADIQKEAGTEFNVNSTQQLGQILFDILGLKQIQKRSTAERVLEHLKQDHPLPGLVLEYRKLNKLRSTYIDALPELIHEKTGRIHSTFSQTVAATGRLSSRDPNFQNIPIRTEEGREIRKAFRAEKKGWRIVSCDYSQIELRILAHLSKDPSLIDGFQKGEDIHSRTASDIFGVKIDDVLPEMRRSAKIVNFGLIYGAGPFRMSQELGVPRNEAQAIIDAYFTQYAGIKNYIESTLDYARENKYVETMLGRRRPVWDIDSNNHMHREAAKRMAINMPIQGTNAEMIKLAMIAIHHKLKEKKMESKMVIQIHDELMFEAPKAEVDDLIGMVVEEMVNALLLDIPIVVDSGVGDSWFEAH
- a CDS encoding ABC transporter ATP-binding protein; the protein is MEASISLKKVGKTIGDRTVLAGLTFGIEKGTIVAIIGDNESGKSTLLKILSGLDNPEFGSVFIHGLDAKNRREETRMMLGFVPHEIDLDPWLTLEENIRFSGLLFGADNDKITHQISVYSRALNLTDFLHNPASKVSPGIQKKTMLVRALAHDPTVLILDEPTTFMDTRGKRETWNLLREFRKKKTVLYVSQSLEEVEAAHDRIIMLENGRVLLDGSLEKLLESTFEYHQFGIEFEQLTDQLYILLSTESKVINPSRTENVFQFYGRSRSVFFDIIRLAAENVMTDVTIKKLGLRDLLDFQFTRDEIE
- the alr gene encoding alanine racemase; this encodes MTIGPKAIIHLDRLVHNYQIVKEYIGGRRIMAVVKANAYGHGAVECAKALASDGCDSFAVFTFEEAIELRDAKITDDIFVFSRLHSDFLAEAVDRKITLNISHSDDLDTVIGFHAENGESPKVHLKVDTGMTRLGIAMEEAEPILKKMKKANGIQCEGIYSHYATADEGDLGYAKDQLHQFNSILGMAEKLGLKFKIKHFSNSGSVLNLPKSGFDLVRVGMLLYGAFPSDEVPADIDIKPVMEFRGSIVQVRCVSAGTQVSYGGVWSAEKDTNIGVIQTGFADGFPRPWYDGGSVSYHGKRYPIAGRICMDQLMVDFENDDVKVGEDVLFFGENKTDSIRVEEIATAIESTPYVLLTAIQGRTERNYSRSN